The Fimbriimonas ginsengisoli Gsoil 348 genome window below encodes:
- a CDS encoding vWA domain-containing protein has product MDPTRRLDLNKTQLTSAPTVGDPNRTQAMTGFDPLKTTAMTAMPRGGPSVSVELIASREATMANGPAREQFLVEISAAGDGPALPGAGFGTGTRTPLNLCLVIDRSGSMEGPPLDYVKQACAYVVDMLGPNDILSIVTFEETVDVLMPPQRVTNKQPIKEGIQRLMPGNTTNLYDGLALGMQQVIGVNEPGRATRLVVLTDGDPTAGIKDFSALVAHAGEIKNRGITCTFLGFGPDYNEELLASMAKRAGGNYYYIPQPQMIPEVFRVELDKMMTAAARNIKLSLKTARWVTLRSPQPGPNGEVETQLADLERGSSIQQVFDLDFANHPLGWYRVGAGKLTYDDLSTGRTETVDLDLVLEFTSDTARYSGPVNPRVQSAAQVAVASRAVEKTIMGLKTGMITTMGAVQELQKTQMLLVNEGRTAEAQEVTMALRALQTGDAGQAEKTLMGTMVHLDQGKKGP; this is encoded by the coding sequence ATGGACCCCACTCGCCGCCTCGACCTCAACAAGACCCAGCTCACCAGCGCGCCCACCGTGGGCGATCCGAACCGAACCCAAGCGATGACTGGGTTCGATCCGCTGAAGACGACGGCCATGACCGCGATGCCGAGGGGCGGGCCATCGGTATCGGTGGAGCTGATCGCGAGCCGCGAGGCGACGATGGCGAACGGCCCCGCTCGTGAGCAATTCCTCGTTGAGATCTCGGCCGCTGGCGACGGTCCGGCGCTGCCCGGCGCGGGCTTCGGTACCGGAACCCGGACTCCGCTCAATCTGTGCCTCGTCATCGACCGGTCGGGTTCGATGGAAGGACCGCCACTCGACTACGTGAAGCAGGCTTGCGCCTATGTGGTCGACATGTTGGGGCCGAACGACATTCTCAGCATCGTGACCTTCGAAGAAACGGTCGACGTGCTGATGCCGCCTCAGCGGGTGACGAACAAGCAGCCGATCAAGGAAGGGATCCAGCGGCTGATGCCGGGGAACACGACGAACCTGTACGACGGCCTTGCGCTAGGTATGCAGCAGGTGATCGGCGTGAACGAGCCGGGCCGCGCGACGCGGCTTGTGGTGTTGACGGACGGCGATCCTACGGCAGGGATCAAGGATTTTTCGGCCCTTGTGGCGCACGCGGGGGAGATTAAGAACCGCGGCATCACCTGCACCTTCCTCGGTTTCGGCCCGGATTACAACGAGGAGCTGCTGGCCAGCATGGCCAAGCGGGCGGGAGGAAATTACTACTACATTCCCCAGCCCCAGATGATCCCCGAGGTTTTCCGGGTGGAGCTCGACAAGATGATGACGGCGGCGGCACGCAACATCAAGCTGAGTTTGAAGACGGCGCGGTGGGTTACGTTGCGATCTCCGCAGCCGGGGCCGAACGGCGAGGTGGAGACGCAGCTCGCCGACCTGGAGCGTGGTTCGAGCATTCAGCAGGTTTTCGACCTCGACTTCGCCAACCACCCGCTCGGCTGGTATCGCGTCGGAGCGGGGAAGCTGACGTACGACGACCTGAGCACCGGCCGCACGGAAACCGTCGACCTGGACCTGGTTCTCGAGTTCACGTCGGATACGGCTCGCTATTCCGGTCCGGTGAACCCTCGGGTGCAAAGCGCGGCGCAGGTCGCGGTGGCTTCTCGAGCGGTCGAGAAGACGATCATGGGTCTGAAGACCGGGATGATCACGACCATGGGGGCGGTGCAAGAGCTGCAAAAGACGCAGATGCTGCTGGTCAACGAGGGGAGAACGGCAGAAGCTCAGGAGGTCACGATGGCGCTTCGGGCATTGCAGACCGGCGATGCGGGCCAAGCCGAGAAGACCCTCATGGGCACCATGGTCCATTTGGATCAAGGCAAAAAAGGCCCGTAG
- a CDS encoding AraC family transcriptional regulator yields MRTMAATFDETALPPSQADTVELPGRAVTFCDRRHARGFWMPTHTHEEAHAAFVLEGRIQTFTRQSTTTSDPATLLFVPRGETHATQYHDPVRALYITFHAPWWERFGPAGGALHEPREYEDGPPLALAKRLHKEFQSRDNLTPFMLEGLTLELLVAMSRSRPVTEEARAPRWLQNARDHLHSHPNEPLSIEALATEVGVHPGHLMRSFRRHFHCTMGEYVRRLRVRQARQMLTTGDSTLAEIAVELGFCDQSSFCKTFKRMTGLTPTEMRNAENVSHTQTMFP; encoded by the coding sequence ATGAGAACCATGGCAGCGACCTTCGATGAAACTGCGCTTCCGCCCTCTCAGGCGGATACGGTCGAGCTTCCGGGCCGCGCCGTCACGTTTTGCGATCGGCGGCATGCGCGGGGTTTTTGGATGCCGACCCACACCCATGAGGAAGCACACGCCGCTTTCGTATTGGAGGGGCGTATCCAAACCTTCACCCGCCAATCCACCACAACGTCGGACCCGGCCACATTGCTGTTCGTCCCCCGAGGCGAGACGCACGCCACCCAATACCACGACCCGGTTCGGGCGCTCTACATCACTTTCCACGCTCCCTGGTGGGAGCGCTTCGGCCCCGCCGGCGGAGCCCTCCACGAGCCGCGAGAATACGAAGACGGGCCGCCACTCGCCTTGGCGAAACGCCTACATAAAGAGTTCCAGTCGCGCGACAACCTGACCCCGTTCATGCTCGAGGGGCTCACCTTGGAGCTTCTCGTGGCGATGTCCCGGTCCCGCCCGGTGACCGAAGAAGCGCGAGCTCCGAGATGGCTCCAAAACGCCCGCGACCACCTCCACTCCCATCCGAACGAGCCGCTTTCGATCGAGGCGCTTGCCACCGAAGTCGGCGTCCATCCGGGCCACCTTATGCGGAGTTTCCGCCGTCACTTCCATTGCACGATGGGGGAATACGTACGACGACTCCGGGTGCGGCAAGCCCGGCAGATGCTAACCACCGGCGACTCGACCTTAGCCGAGATCGCGGTCGAGCTCGGGTTCTGCGACCAGAGCAGCTTCTGCAAGACATTCAAGCGGATGACCGGCTTGACGCCAACCGAAATGCGAAATGCCGAGAATGTGAGCCACACCCAAACGATGTTCCCCTGA
- a CDS encoding CCA tRNA nucleotidyltransferase, translating into MGGAVRDELLGIIHGADFDLVTRSDSAELARLLFDRGVSEIAPVTYERFGTAMVRVQGVDIEIVTARRESYDENSRKPHVEPATYEEDASRRDFTVNTLMRSIDDWELRDPLGIGIADLQAKVLRTPLAPEATFHDDPLRMLRAVRFRWKLGFQPAPGLYEAIRQTRDRLRIISAERIRDELIKMLALPTGPDCLDDLRELGLLEIFAPELLPMVGCEQGSFHHLDVWNHSLLVLRNAGTGDLVLSLAALLHDVGKPPTRFIDEEGNTRFFGHEAVGAKMTEELLRRLKFPQREVDAISLLVKNHMRLGSSPEFTPAAARRLIRDLDGDLERLLQLVEADANGLKAGVRVMDLGPIRKRIAEVQQATPRSTLDSPLSGQEIMEITGLTPGPEVGRLKQALTEMVIEGDLAPGDKASATAWLRDSP; encoded by the coding sequence GTGGGGGGTGCCGTCCGAGACGAGCTGCTTGGAATCATCCACGGAGCCGACTTCGACCTCGTGACCCGAAGCGATTCGGCCGAGCTTGCCCGGCTACTCTTCGATCGAGGCGTGTCGGAGATCGCCCCTGTCACCTACGAGAGGTTCGGAACTGCGATGGTTCGAGTCCAAGGAGTCGACATCGAGATCGTCACGGCTCGCCGCGAAAGCTACGACGAGAACTCGCGCAAGCCGCACGTGGAACCCGCGACGTACGAGGAAGATGCCTCCCGCCGCGACTTCACCGTGAACACTCTCATGCGATCGATCGACGATTGGGAGCTGCGCGATCCGCTCGGCATCGGCATCGCCGACCTCCAAGCCAAGGTCCTAAGAACCCCGCTCGCGCCCGAGGCGACCTTCCACGACGATCCTCTGCGCATGCTGCGCGCGGTCCGCTTTCGGTGGAAGCTCGGCTTCCAGCCCGCACCCGGACTGTATGAAGCGATCCGGCAGACTCGAGACCGCCTTCGAATCATCTCCGCGGAGCGGATCCGCGACGAGCTCATAAAGATGCTCGCCCTGCCAACCGGTCCCGACTGCCTGGACGACCTCCGCGAGCTCGGACTTCTCGAAATCTTCGCCCCGGAGCTGTTGCCAATGGTCGGCTGCGAGCAAGGAAGCTTCCACCACCTCGACGTGTGGAACCATTCGTTGCTCGTGCTACGAAATGCCGGAACGGGCGATCTCGTGCTGTCGTTGGCGGCGCTCCTCCACGACGTCGGCAAGCCGCCCACCCGGTTTATCGACGAAGAAGGAAACACCCGGTTCTTCGGCCACGAGGCGGTCGGCGCCAAGATGACCGAAGAGCTGCTTCGGCGATTAAAGTTTCCTCAACGCGAGGTAGACGCGATATCGCTGCTCGTGAAGAACCACATGCGCCTCGGCTCCTCGCCGGAGTTCACCCCCGCCGCCGCTCGGCGGCTGATCCGAGATCTCGACGGCGACCTGGAGCGTCTGCTCCAGTTGGTGGAAGCCGACGCCAACGGCCTCAAGGCCGGCGTCCGCGTAATGGACCTGGGCCCCATCCGCAAGCGCATCGCCGAAGTCCAGCAAGCCACCCCCCGATCCACTCTGGACAGCCCCCTCTCCGGCCAAGAGATCATGGAAATCACCGGCCTAACCCCCGGCCCGGAAGTCGGCCGCCTGAAACAAGCCCTCACCGAAATGGTCATCGAGGGCGACCTCGCCCCCGGCGACAAAGCTAGCGCGACCGCCTGGCTGCGTGACTCCCCGTAG
- a CDS encoding FHA domain-containing protein: MGRLFAKFLAGGLAGLLIFVLFEPFAPKNLSDMAAWDRWEAGFVLFLGLAIGLAVGGLDGYTRGGKQHTIRGLALGGLFGAIGCTLGHGIAGAITSSMLNSAVASGNPILLMLPRTLAFTIIGAALGAAIGASSLNVKKLVQGAIGGALGGAVAGAIFDPLSSAIGQFTLAARGQQGGEVGTPGRAVMTIVMGAAIGLFIGLVERWSRSAWLRLSLGRNEGKEWSIDSAQTFIGRSEGAHVPLFGDGNVAPIHASIQRQGPNYVITDGGSPIGTIVNGQRVQSALLMHGAQIQIGSFVLQFLMKNQAAPVAGPEAYRGQAYPMQQPYAAAQPAQPGAYPTSMPGQMPGAMPGMPMQGGPMPGAQTQMMPNPGMPQPGMPQPGMPQPGMPQPGTPTQAFQPAGPQQTVAYGSGMAGMGGYALLAMDGPLLGQRYPVGGPVEIGREGAGIRMPHDANASRRHAAVSPGVGGVSVQDLGSTNGTYLNGQRVSQATAGPGDLIKVGSTTFRVEPA, from the coding sequence ATGGGAAGGCTATTCGCAAAGTTCCTTGCGGGGGGGCTCGCGGGCCTGCTCATCTTCGTGCTCTTTGAGCCGTTCGCGCCGAAGAACCTGTCGGACATGGCGGCATGGGACAGGTGGGAGGCCGGCTTCGTCCTCTTCCTGGGGCTGGCGATCGGGTTAGCCGTCGGCGGGCTCGATGGTTACACCCGGGGAGGCAAACAACATACGATCCGGGGGCTTGCCCTTGGCGGGCTGTTTGGCGCGATCGGTTGCACGCTGGGCCATGGCATCGCGGGTGCGATTACGTCGTCCATGTTAAATAGTGCGGTGGCGAGCGGCAATCCGATTCTACTGATGCTGCCGCGCACTCTCGCGTTCACAATCATCGGTGCGGCATTGGGAGCCGCGATCGGCGCCAGTTCCTTGAACGTAAAGAAGCTCGTTCAAGGCGCGATCGGAGGTGCTCTCGGTGGCGCGGTGGCGGGAGCAATCTTCGATCCCCTTAGCTCGGCGATTGGACAGTTCACCCTCGCCGCTCGAGGGCAGCAAGGTGGTGAAGTGGGCACGCCGGGACGTGCGGTGATGACCATCGTGATGGGGGCGGCCATCGGCCTCTTTATCGGTCTCGTCGAGCGTTGGTCGCGGAGCGCTTGGCTTCGGCTGTCGCTTGGCCGCAACGAAGGGAAGGAGTGGTCGATCGACTCCGCCCAAACCTTCATCGGCCGGAGCGAAGGGGCTCACGTGCCGCTATTCGGCGACGGGAACGTCGCCCCGATTCACGCGTCGATCCAACGTCAAGGCCCGAACTACGTGATCACCGACGGCGGTTCGCCGATCGGCACCATCGTTAACGGTCAGCGCGTGCAGTCGGCGCTGCTCATGCACGGGGCTCAGATCCAGATTGGCAGCTTTGTGCTTCAGTTCCTCATGAAGAACCAGGCCGCCCCGGTCGCGGGACCGGAGGCTTATCGCGGCCAGGCGTATCCGATGCAGCAGCCGTATGCTGCCGCTCAGCCGGCGCAGCCGGGCGCCTACCCTACGTCGATGCCCGGGCAGATGCCCGGCGCGATGCCGGGCATGCCGATGCAAGGGGGGCCTATGCCGGGGGCGCAGACTCAGATGATGCCCAATCCGGGCATGCCTCAACCGGGCATGCCTCAGCCGGGAATGCCTCAACCGGGAATGCCTCAACCGGGAACGCCCACCCAGGCGTTCCAACCGGCAGGTCCCCAACAGACCGTCGCTTACGGCAGTGGAATGGCGGGGATGGGCGGATATGCTCTTCTCGCGATGGATGGGCCGCTGCTCGGCCAACGCTATCCGGTCGGCGGGCCTGTGGAGATCGGTCGGGAGGGAGCCGGTATCCGAATGCCTCACGATGCGAACGCCTCGCGCCGCCATGCCGCGGTATCGCCGGGGGTGGGAGGCGTATCGGTGCAGGACCTTGGAAGCACCAACGGAACTTATCTTAATGGTCAACGCGTCTCCCAGGCGACCGCCGGCCCCGGTGACCTTATCAAAGTCGGATCGACTACCTTTAGAGTAGAACCCGCTTAA
- a CDS encoding DUF998 domain-containing protein produces the protein MTKLRLISLFLKAGIAVPFFYFGIQLIAAPFFPGYSFIRNVASELGSDRSPLASFFNVGIFVQGVLMLIAACGFWLGSRRTGVPWGLAALISAAVFMGGLQSMWAAHFPMPDPRHGGHPLFLAFMIAMPFLLGTFIWKYGRTKALRTYVAAALLVMAAIVLVNSGVLKIDASQVEGLKQRVLTLTIFPLVAVAARILDRVMQENLE, from the coding sequence GTGACGAAGCTTAGGCTTATTTCGCTCTTTCTCAAAGCCGGAATCGCCGTTCCTTTCTTCTATTTCGGCATCCAACTCATCGCGGCGCCGTTCTTCCCGGGGTACAGCTTCATTCGGAATGTGGCCAGCGAGCTTGGGTCGGATCGGAGCCCGTTAGCGTCGTTCTTCAACGTGGGGATCTTCGTACAAGGGGTCCTCATGCTGATCGCGGCGTGCGGCTTTTGGCTCGGCAGCCGGCGAACCGGCGTGCCCTGGGGGCTCGCCGCCCTAATCTCTGCGGCGGTGTTCATGGGGGGACTGCAAAGTATGTGGGCCGCCCACTTTCCAATGCCGGATCCTCGACATGGCGGGCATCCGCTCTTTCTCGCGTTCATGATCGCGATGCCGTTCCTGCTCGGAACCTTTATCTGGAAATACGGCCGTACGAAAGCGCTACGCACCTACGTGGCCGCCGCCCTCCTCGTCATGGCCGCCATAGTCCTGGTCAATTCAGGCGTTCTGAAAATCGACGCGAGCCAGGTGGAGGGGCTCAAGCAGAGGGTGTTGACCCTGACGATCTTTCCGCTCGTCGCGGTCGCCGCGCGGATCCTGGATCGCGTTATGCAGGAAAACCTCGAATAA
- a CDS encoding TIR and AAA domain-containing protein produces MSSPNDPLIFICYSQHGKGPDWKSRVLEAFRTFEANDLICLWHDNLTPVAINWDKHIIEQLVKAKIAIVLLTPEALRSDYIVKKELPMLKEMYDAERIQIIPLPCEPCDLGTHSWLNGCQAPNSLKPLDGDEEEKKRSLQELVVRVTQRLTEIALEQGGISDRHTPLDPKWVSLDKLRLDGDRKRDVGRLIGRDQEIALLNLAFARSDVKTQVLVAPGGAGKTMLTRYWLETLQAKNWKGVERVYAWSFYSQGTREELQASEQPFFEDAVKFFEVENDATLSPTDRGRRLAQAIAEKPTLLILDGIEPLQVPKGEAKEGRLRASGIRSMLSHLGNFSSKDKWSGLCLISTREEIVDLQATQRGRADMWGEVLSVELPPLSDEAGAELLHSVGVNRLGVRPINCDHEKLRDMTRRVNGHALTLFLYGQYLRRVNQGDISGASLIQFSEEDTDNKRNGTSFRLFQTLEAWFAGSGEGTEFRQLAILRMMGLFDRPVLMSCLEHLMQAPPIEGLTEPMFVRHKGVAHDEVKVQPIERAKFNLALHHLIDFGLVFYANADDEITTLDCHPLVREYFAERLRTDDLEAWKQANLRLGHYYEDLVDEPYPKDHAKLDLIFQALVFYARAGMPKKSYRTFKLRILADDYYATKGLGMQAEVWVACKTILRHNEEQIDLVGKADILQQLGYTERSLGMLSDAIKSFNACLEIREANYTGSKGEANLISIVAGLLGVTQLYSGDLRGGLLNTTKAVKFSQGAEDTPKYMYSLSSKGKVEHYLGQFGLACENLQKAYEMSKAPQNQREPSNCSNACFRWGELLLWKKAYAEALEVADDGLAFVERTGLGPMFKALLQVNRAYAMMAGAYRKEVDAIVKELLDTALQNFRRGGLDNETIRGHLALAHYYDWSGNPVEARFDLDEAWSMAELGQMRLHMADVLLLRARLFADQPERPWGDPEMHLFDARKLILECGYRRREAEWNELAERLRVQETCI; encoded by the coding sequence CGGATTACATCGTCAAGAAAGAGCTTCCGATGCTAAAGGAAATGTACGACGCGGAACGGATTCAGATTATCCCGCTGCCCTGCGAACCGTGCGACTTAGGCACTCATTCCTGGTTGAACGGTTGCCAGGCACCGAACAGCCTGAAGCCACTCGACGGAGATGAGGAAGAAAAGAAGCGCTCACTTCAAGAACTGGTAGTACGGGTCACTCAGCGGTTGACCGAAATCGCCTTAGAGCAAGGCGGGATTTCCGATCGACATACACCCCTTGATCCGAAATGGGTGAGCTTAGACAAATTGCGACTCGACGGTGATCGCAAGCGAGATGTGGGTCGACTCATCGGCCGTGACCAAGAAATCGCCCTGCTGAATCTAGCATTTGCCCGTTCCGATGTAAAGACGCAAGTGTTGGTGGCACCAGGCGGAGCGGGAAAGACGATGCTCACGCGTTACTGGCTTGAGACGCTTCAGGCGAAGAATTGGAAAGGGGTTGAACGCGTTTACGCATGGAGCTTCTATAGCCAAGGTACGAGAGAAGAGCTTCAAGCTTCGGAGCAGCCTTTCTTCGAAGACGCGGTGAAGTTCTTCGAGGTAGAGAACGATGCGACTCTCTCTCCCACGGATCGGGGGCGCAGGCTAGCTCAAGCGATCGCCGAGAAACCCACATTGCTGATTTTGGACGGTATCGAACCTCTCCAGGTACCAAAGGGTGAGGCAAAAGAGGGACGGTTGCGGGCATCCGGGATCCGGAGCATGCTCAGCCATCTGGGCAACTTTAGTAGCAAGGATAAATGGTCTGGCTTGTGTCTCATTTCGACGCGGGAAGAGATCGTCGATCTCCAGGCGACCCAAAGGGGAAGGGCCGATATGTGGGGAGAGGTCCTTTCGGTCGAGCTCCCACCTCTTAGCGATGAGGCGGGCGCCGAACTGCTTCACAGCGTCGGTGTGAATCGCCTTGGGGTTCGACCGATCAATTGCGATCACGAAAAGCTGCGGGACATGACCCGCCGAGTCAACGGCCACGCCCTTACGCTGTTCCTCTACGGACAGTATTTGCGCCGAGTTAATCAGGGCGATATTAGTGGGGCATCGCTCATCCAATTCTCGGAAGAAGACACAGACAACAAGAGGAACGGTACTTCGTTTCGACTATTTCAGACTCTGGAAGCGTGGTTTGCCGGAAGTGGTGAGGGAACCGAATTTCGCCAACTTGCCATCCTACGCATGATGGGACTTTTCGATCGTCCCGTTTTAATGAGCTGCCTCGAGCACTTAATGCAGGCACCTCCGATCGAAGGGCTGACCGAGCCGATGTTCGTACGACACAAGGGGGTTGCCCATGACGAGGTAAAGGTACAGCCGATCGAACGGGCGAAGTTTAATCTGGCCCTGCATCACCTCATCGACTTTGGCCTCGTGTTCTACGCAAACGCGGATGACGAGATAACCACCTTGGACTGCCATCCGCTGGTCCGGGAGTATTTCGCGGAGCGGCTTAGGACGGATGATCTGGAGGCATGGAAGCAAGCCAATTTGCGGCTGGGTCACTATTACGAGGATCTGGTCGATGAACCTTATCCCAAGGACCATGCGAAGCTAGACCTGATTTTTCAGGCGCTTGTTTTCTATGCAAGGGCCGGGATGCCCAAGAAGAGCTATCGAACGTTCAAGCTTCGTATCCTTGCCGACGACTATTACGCCACAAAGGGACTGGGAATGCAAGCCGAAGTTTGGGTGGCCTGCAAGACGATCTTACGGCACAACGAAGAACAGATCGATCTCGTGGGTAAGGCGGATATTCTTCAGCAATTAGGTTATACGGAGCGCTCATTGGGAATGCTTTCGGATGCAATTAAGTCCTTTAATGCATGCTTAGAGATTCGTGAGGCGAACTATACAGGGTCGAAAGGGGAGGCAAACCTCATTTCGATCGTCGCCGGATTGCTAGGAGTTACGCAGCTCTATTCGGGGGATCTCAGAGGTGGGCTTTTGAACACGACAAAGGCTGTGAAATTTTCCCAGGGCGCGGAAGACACGCCGAAATACATGTATTCGCTGTCGAGTAAGGGCAAGGTGGAGCATTACCTCGGCCAGTTCGGCTTAGCGTGCGAAAACCTCCAGAAGGCCTATGAGATGAGTAAAGCTCCGCAGAACCAGCGTGAGCCTTCGAATTGCTCTAACGCTTGTTTCCGTTGGGGCGAATTGCTTCTTTGGAAGAAAGCGTATGCCGAAGCCCTGGAAGTTGCGGATGATGGTCTGGCGTTTGTCGAGCGAACCGGACTCGGTCCGATGTTCAAGGCGCTCCTGCAAGTCAACCGAGCTTACGCAATGATGGCCGGGGCCTACCGAAAAGAAGTCGACGCGATCGTGAAAGAACTCCTCGATACAGCGCTTCAGAATTTCCGTCGCGGAGGGCTGGATAACGAGACGATCAGGGGTCACCTTGCCTTGGCCCATTACTACGACTGGAGTGGGAATCCGGTCGAGGCACGTTTCGATCTCGATGAAGCGTGGAGCATGGCGGAACTTGGGCAAATGAGACTGCACATGGCGGATGTCCTACTTCTTCGCGCCCGCCTCTTTGCCGATCAACCGGAGCGTCCGTGGGGCGATCCGGAAATGCATTTATTCGATGCCCGCAAACTCATCCTGGAATGCGGCTACCGGCGTCGAGAGGCAGAGTGGAATGAATTAGCGGAGCGGCTTAGGGTGCAGGAAACCTGCATTTAA
- a CDS encoding VIT and vWA domain-containing protein yields the protein MITALTLALFQFVQTTHPSVSDCGQMALFPKGQPEVLAALKGTSVDAKIQGFGARVTLVQTFHNPSQSAVEAVYTFPLPHDAAVDRMRIQVGSRIIEGELKRREDARAIYDAAKNAGQTAALLDQETDNVFTQSIANLTPGADVKVEISYVQLLKYENGQFEFDFPMVVGPRYMGASTPHPDKISPVYAPKGTRSGADIDLHVNLDAGAPIQSLTSVLHKVEVRRDGDGSAQVSLSKHDEIPNRDFILRYAVATDSVQSAFLTHYEPERGGFFTMILLPPKAPTAQQVAPKELVFVMDQSGSQQGFPLEKSKELTLKLIDQMGPNDTFNVLGFSDNVTSLWPETRPNTAENRRIASDFVRKMQVTGGTELQKAVVAALSPTPDPKRLRYVVFNTDGFVGQEKEILDDIKMYRGNSRMFVFGIGNGVNRSLVDAMSTEGCGDSEVVTLAERADSAVERFARRSRNPILTHLTVSGTGLADILPSPLPDVLSDKPIVVYGRYDQPGTGEIQLNGIYEGKPWQKTLKVNLSGKNDDADPLMRLWARRQITNLERNDYLTQLRGESTERLKDRVTQVALKYGIMSSYTSFVAVEKRVVNIGGKQRTVRVPVDMTEGVNLAPASQASVNLSFGASLSAAAPQGAAGGGVNGRNIAVPGVTRRIRLAKSAATGSIAGSLAEKEVTPTDSFTAKTDAQVRNATGVIRVQIGLKNLSPAILSKLQSMGFKLDAKLDDLKVVLGTLDTKHLKEIAALEEVRMILSDKEG from the coding sequence GTGATCACCGCCCTAACTCTCGCTCTCTTTCAGTTCGTTCAAACGACTCACCCCTCGGTCTCAGATTGCGGTCAAATGGCGCTCTTTCCCAAGGGCCAGCCGGAGGTGCTCGCCGCATTAAAGGGAACGAGCGTCGATGCGAAGATTCAGGGGTTCGGCGCCCGCGTCACCCTTGTGCAGACCTTCCACAACCCGAGCCAAAGCGCCGTCGAGGCGGTCTACACCTTCCCCCTTCCTCACGATGCCGCGGTCGACCGGATGCGCATCCAGGTCGGGAGCCGAATTATCGAAGGCGAGCTCAAGCGCCGCGAGGATGCCCGCGCCATCTACGACGCCGCCAAGAACGCCGGCCAGACCGCTGCCTTGCTCGACCAGGAAACGGATAACGTCTTCACCCAGTCGATCGCCAACCTGACTCCCGGCGCCGACGTGAAGGTGGAGATCAGCTACGTGCAGCTCTTAAAGTACGAGAACGGCCAATTCGAATTCGATTTCCCAATGGTCGTCGGCCCGCGTTACATGGGGGCGTCCACTCCTCACCCCGACAAGATCAGCCCCGTCTACGCACCCAAAGGAACGCGTTCCGGCGCGGACATCGACCTCCACGTGAACCTCGACGCGGGAGCGCCGATTCAGAGTTTGACGTCCGTGCTGCACAAAGTCGAGGTCCGGCGAGACGGCGACGGCAGCGCCCAGGTCTCACTTTCGAAACATGACGAGATCCCGAACCGCGACTTTATCCTCCGCTACGCGGTCGCCACCGACTCCGTTCAATCCGCGTTCCTCACCCACTACGAACCGGAGCGGGGCGGCTTCTTCACGATGATCCTTCTGCCTCCCAAGGCGCCGACGGCCCAGCAGGTCGCGCCCAAGGAACTGGTCTTCGTCATGGACCAAAGCGGCAGCCAACAGGGATTCCCACTTGAGAAATCGAAAGAGCTGACACTCAAGCTGATCGACCAAATGGGTCCCAACGATACATTCAATGTGCTCGGATTCTCCGACAACGTCACCAGCCTCTGGCCCGAAACCCGGCCCAATACCGCGGAGAACCGCCGCATTGCCTCCGACTTCGTCCGCAAAATGCAAGTTACGGGTGGGACGGAGTTGCAAAAGGCGGTAGTGGCCGCCCTCTCTCCAACCCCAGACCCCAAACGCCTGCGGTACGTCGTATTCAATACGGACGGATTCGTCGGTCAAGAGAAAGAGATCCTCGACGACATCAAGATGTACCGGGGCAATAGCCGCATGTTCGTCTTCGGCATCGGCAACGGGGTCAACCGTTCGCTTGTCGACGCAATGAGCACCGAAGGGTGCGGCGACTCCGAAGTCGTCACCCTTGCCGAACGGGCCGACTCCGCCGTCGAGCGGTTCGCCCGCCGGAGCAGGAATCCGATCTTGACTCACCTTACGGTGAGCGGCACGGGCCTCGCCGACATTCTGCCCTCGCCGCTGCCGGACGTACTCTCGGACAAGCCGATCGTCGTCTACGGCCGATACGACCAGCCTGGAACCGGAGAGATTCAGTTGAACGGAATCTACGAAGGAAAGCCGTGGCAGAAGACGCTAAAGGTCAATCTGTCCGGCAAAAACGACGACGCGGACCCCCTGATGCGCCTCTGGGCGCGACGCCAGATCACCAATTTGGAGCGAAACGACTACCTCACCCAGTTGCGGGGGGAATCGACGGAGCGGCTGAAAGACCGCGTCACCCAGGTTGCCCTCAAGTACGGGATCATGAGTTCCTACACCTCGTTCGTCGCCGTAGAGAAGCGGGTCGTCAACATCGGAGGAAAGCAGCGAACGGTGCGGGTTCCAGTGGACATGACGGAGGGCGTTAATCTAGCCCCGGCTTCCCAAGCCTCAGTTAACCTCTCCTTCGGCGCAAGCCTAAGCGCCGCCGCCCCGCAAGGCGCTGCCGGCGGCGGAGTTAACGGCCGAAATATTGCCGTTCCGGGCGTCACGAGGCGGATCCGGCTAGCCAAATCCGCCGCAACGGGCTCAATCGCCGGCTCTTTGGCCGAGAAGGAGGTCACGCCAACGGATTCGTTCACGGCCAAAACGGATGCCCAGGTCCGGAACGCGACCGGCGTGATCCGCGTCCAGATCGGTCTGAAGAACCTCTCCCCGGCAATTCTGTCCAAACTCCAAAGCATGGGATTCAAGCTCGACGCCAAACTGGACGACCTCAAGGTTGTTCTTGGCACCCTCGACACCAAGCACCTGAAAGAGATCGCCGCCCTCGAGGAGGTGAGGATGATCTTGAGTGATAAGGAAGGTTAA